One stretch of Scatophagus argus isolate fScaArg1 chromosome 18, fScaArg1.pri, whole genome shotgun sequence DNA includes these proteins:
- the pcyt1ba gene encoding choline-phosphate cytidylyltransferase B isoform X1 has translation MVKQRRARARSCCAAVAPCGRRGGSLKTLKEPAIFASETSCDCRAPHEKLSIAQARRGTPVDRPVRVYADGIFDLFHSGHARALMQAKNLFPNTYLIVGVCSDELTHKYKGFTVMTEIERYEALRHCRYVDEILRDAPWTLTPEFLEKHKIDFVAHDDIPYSSAGSEDVYKHIKEAGMFVPTQRTEGISTSDLITRIVRDYDVYARRNLQRGYTAKELNVSYINEKKYRLQNQVDRMKEKVRTVEEKSKHFVYRVEEKSHDLIQKWEEKSREFIGNFLELFGPDGTWKQVFQERSGRMLSYALSPRESPCNSPPRELSPLRSPSPPSPPARWHNARPSPPTSPKGASASMSSMSEGDEDEK, from the exons ATGGTGAAACAGCGACGGGCTAGAGCGCGTTCCTGTTGCGCAGCTGTTGCGCCTTGTGGCCGAAGAGGAGGATCACTGAAG ACTTTGAAAGAGCCGGCCATCTTCGCCAGCGAGACCAGCTGTGACTGTCGCGCCCCTCATGAGAAACTCAGCATCGCTCAGGCCCGCAGAGGCACCCCAG TGGACCGGCCTGTCAGAGTGTACGCAGATGGTATCTTTGACCTGTTCCACTCTGGACACGCTCGCGCTCTCATGCAGGCCAAGAACCTCTTCCCCAACACCTACCTCATAGTAGGAG TGTGCAGTGACGAGCTGACCCATAAGTACAAGGGTTTCACGGTCATGACGGAGATCGAACGCTACGAAGCGCTGAGACACTGCCGCTACGTGGACGAGATCCTGAGAGACGCACCCTGGACTCTCACACCCGAGTTCCTGGAGAAACACAag ATCGATTTTGTGGCTCATGATGACATCCCATACTCCTCAGCAGGAAGTGAGGACGTTTATAAACACATCAAGGAGGCAG GGATGTTTGTGCCTACACAACGGACAGAGGGAATCTCAACATCTGACTTAATTACCAGGATTGTCAGAGACTACGACGTCTACGCCCGACGCAACCTCCAGCGTGGCTACACGGCCAAGGAGCTCAATGTCAGCTACATCAAC GAGAAGAAGTACCGGCTGCAGAACCAAGTGGATCGGATGAAAGAGAAGGTTCGCACGGTTGAGGAGAagagcaaacattttgtttaccGCGTGGAGGAGAAGAGCCACGACCTCATTCAGAAATGGGAAGAGAAATCCAGAGAGTTTATTGGCAACTTCTTAGAACTCTTTGGACCCGATGGGACTTGG AAACAAGTGTTTCAGGAACGCAGTGGACGAATGCTGTCCTATGCTCTGTCCCCACGAGAGTCGCCCTGCAACAGTCCTCCCCGTGAACTGTCCCCCCTGCGCTCTCCGTCACCCCCGTCTCCCCCTGCCCGCTGGCACAATGCACGGCCCTCACCCCCGACCTCCCCTAAAGGAGCATCTGCCTCTATGAGTAGCATGAGtgaaggtgatgaagatgagaaGTAG
- the pcyt1ba gene encoding choline-phosphate cytidylyltransferase B isoform X2 — MEELEHTCPHPRTTLKEPAIFASETSCDCRAPHEKLSIAQARRGTPVDRPVRVYADGIFDLFHSGHARALMQAKNLFPNTYLIVGVCSDELTHKYKGFTVMTEIERYEALRHCRYVDEILRDAPWTLTPEFLEKHKIDFVAHDDIPYSSAGSEDVYKHIKEAGMFVPTQRTEGISTSDLITRIVRDYDVYARRNLQRGYTAKELNVSYINEKKYRLQNQVDRMKEKVRTVEEKSKHFVYRVEEKSHDLIQKWEEKSREFIGNFLELFGPDGTWKQVFQERSGRMLSYALSPRESPCNSPPRELSPLRSPSPPSPPARWHNARPSPPTSPKGASASMSSMSEGDEDEK; from the exons ATGGAGGAGCTTGAACACACCTGCCCCCATCCCCGGACG ACTTTGAAAGAGCCGGCCATCTTCGCCAGCGAGACCAGCTGTGACTGTCGCGCCCCTCATGAGAAACTCAGCATCGCTCAGGCCCGCAGAGGCACCCCAG TGGACCGGCCTGTCAGAGTGTACGCAGATGGTATCTTTGACCTGTTCCACTCTGGACACGCTCGCGCTCTCATGCAGGCCAAGAACCTCTTCCCCAACACCTACCTCATAGTAGGAG TGTGCAGTGACGAGCTGACCCATAAGTACAAGGGTTTCACGGTCATGACGGAGATCGAACGCTACGAAGCGCTGAGACACTGCCGCTACGTGGACGAGATCCTGAGAGACGCACCCTGGACTCTCACACCCGAGTTCCTGGAGAAACACAag ATCGATTTTGTGGCTCATGATGACATCCCATACTCCTCAGCAGGAAGTGAGGACGTTTATAAACACATCAAGGAGGCAG GGATGTTTGTGCCTACACAACGGACAGAGGGAATCTCAACATCTGACTTAATTACCAGGATTGTCAGAGACTACGACGTCTACGCCCGACGCAACCTCCAGCGTGGCTACACGGCCAAGGAGCTCAATGTCAGCTACATCAAC GAGAAGAAGTACCGGCTGCAGAACCAAGTGGATCGGATGAAAGAGAAGGTTCGCACGGTTGAGGAGAagagcaaacattttgtttaccGCGTGGAGGAGAAGAGCCACGACCTCATTCAGAAATGGGAAGAGAAATCCAGAGAGTTTATTGGCAACTTCTTAGAACTCTTTGGACCCGATGGGACTTGG AAACAAGTGTTTCAGGAACGCAGTGGACGAATGCTGTCCTATGCTCTGTCCCCACGAGAGTCGCCCTGCAACAGTCCTCCCCGTGAACTGTCCCCCCTGCGCTCTCCGTCACCCCCGTCTCCCCCTGCCCGCTGGCACAATGCACGGCCCTCACCCCCGACCTCCCCTAAAGGAGCATCTGCCTCTATGAGTAGCATGAGtgaaggtgatgaagatgagaaGTAG
- the pdk3a gene encoding pyruvate dehydrogenase (acetyl-transferring) kinase isozyme 3, mitochondrial isoform X1, with protein sequence MRIFTSLLKNANPKIEYYSRFSPSPLSIKQFLDFGRENACEKTSYMFLRKELPVRLANTMREVNLLPDNLLSQPSVRLVQKWYMQSFVELLDYENRKPEDPHALNDFLELLIEIRNRHNDVVPTMAQGVIEYKEKFGFDPFISSNIQYFLDRFYTNRISFRMLINQHTLLFGNDTNPAHPKHIGSIDPTCSVAEVVSDAYDTAKMLCEKYYLAAPGLKIEEFNMKAPKKPIQVVYVPSHLFHMLFELFKNSMRATVELHENSTEGLPPVKAKVTLGKEDLSIKISDRGGGVPLRKIDRLFNYMYSTAPTPSLEPGAVPLAGFGYGLPISRLYARYFQGDLKLYSMEGVGTDAVIYLKALSSESFERLPVFNKSAWRHYKTSPEADDWSNPSKEPRDARNQATFGKAGRGKCG encoded by the exons ATGAGGATTTTCACGTCTCTGCTGAAAAACGCCAACCCCAAAATCGAGTATTACTCCAGGTTTTCGCCCTCCCCGCTGTCCATTAAGCAGTTTTTGGATTTTG GCAGAGAAAATGCATGTGAGAAAACATCCTACATGTTCCTGCGTAAGGAGCTGCCGGTGCGGCTGGCCAACACCATGCGAGAGGTCAACCTGCTGCCCGATAACCTGCTCAGCCAGCCCTCCGTCAGACTGGTGCAGAAATG GTACATGCAGAGCTTCGTGGAGCTGCTGGATTATGAGAACAGAAAGCCAGAGGATCCTCACGCTCTGAACGA ttttttgGAGCTCTTGATCGAGATCCGTAATCGTCACAATGATGTGGTTCCCACTATGGCTCAGGGAGTCATCGAATACAAGGAGAAGTTTGGCTTTGACCCCTTTATCAGCAGCAACATCCAGTACTTCCTTGACCGCTTCTACACCAACCGCATCTCTTTCCGCATGCTCATCAACCAGCACA CTCTCCTGTTTGGCAATGACACCAACCCTGCCCATCCAAAACACATAGGGAGTATTGATCCCACCTGCAGTGTGGCTGAAGTTGTCAGTG ATGCCTACGACACTGCAAAGATGCTGTGTGAGAAGTACTACTTGGCTGCTCCTGGGCTGAAGATTGAAGAGTTCAACA TGAAGGCCCCCAAAAAGCCCATCCAAGTGGTGTACGTACCCTCTCATCTGTTCCACATGCTGTTTGAGCTCTTCAAG AACTCGATGAGAGCCACAGTGGAGCTTCATGAGAACAGTACAGAAGGATTACCACCAGTAAAGGCAAAAGTCACTCTGGGTAAAGAGGATCTGTCCATAAAG AtcagtgacagaggaggaggagttccCCTGAGGAAGATCGACCGTCTGTTTAACTACATGTACTCCACTGCTCCTACACCAAGCCTGGAGCCCGGAGCTGTCCCACTG GCTGGCTTTGGCTATGGTTTGCCAATTTCTCGGCTCTATGCCCGGTACTTCCAGGGGGATTTGAAACTCTACTCCATGGAGGGCGTTGGCACAGATGCAGTCATCTATCTGAAG GCCCTGTCCAGTGAGTCCTTTGAGCGACTGCCTGTCTTCAACAAGTCGGCGTGGCGTCATTACAAGACCAGCCCCGAGGCAGACGACTGGAGCAACCCCAGCAAAGAGCCACGAGATGCCA GAAATCAAGCGACATTTGGAAAAGCCGGGAGGGGAAAATGTGGTTAA
- the pdk3a gene encoding pyruvate dehydrogenase (acetyl-transferring) kinase isozyme 3, mitochondrial isoform X2, which yields MRIFTSLLKNANPKIEYYSRFSPSPLSIKQFLDFGRENACEKTSYMFLRKELPVRLANTMREVNLLPDNLLSQPSVRLVQKWYMQSFVELLDYENRKPEDPHALNDFLELLIEIRNRHNDVVPTMAQGVIEYKEKFGFDPFISSNIQYFLDRFYTNRISFRMLINQHTLLFGNDTNPAHPKHIGSIDPTCSVAEVVSDAYDTAKMLCEKYYLAAPGLKIEEFNMKAPKKPIQVVYVPSHLFHMLFELFKNSMRATVELHENSTEGLPPVKAKVTLGKEDLSIKISDRGGGVPLRKIDRLFNYMYSTAPTPSLEPGAVPLAGFGYGLPISRLYARYFQGDLKLYSMEGVGTDAVIYLKALSSESFERLPVFNKSAWRHYKTSPEADDWSNPSKEPRDASKSKYKANR from the exons ATGAGGATTTTCACGTCTCTGCTGAAAAACGCCAACCCCAAAATCGAGTATTACTCCAGGTTTTCGCCCTCCCCGCTGTCCATTAAGCAGTTTTTGGATTTTG GCAGAGAAAATGCATGTGAGAAAACATCCTACATGTTCCTGCGTAAGGAGCTGCCGGTGCGGCTGGCCAACACCATGCGAGAGGTCAACCTGCTGCCCGATAACCTGCTCAGCCAGCCCTCCGTCAGACTGGTGCAGAAATG GTACATGCAGAGCTTCGTGGAGCTGCTGGATTATGAGAACAGAAAGCCAGAGGATCCTCACGCTCTGAACGA ttttttgGAGCTCTTGATCGAGATCCGTAATCGTCACAATGATGTGGTTCCCACTATGGCTCAGGGAGTCATCGAATACAAGGAGAAGTTTGGCTTTGACCCCTTTATCAGCAGCAACATCCAGTACTTCCTTGACCGCTTCTACACCAACCGCATCTCTTTCCGCATGCTCATCAACCAGCACA CTCTCCTGTTTGGCAATGACACCAACCCTGCCCATCCAAAACACATAGGGAGTATTGATCCCACCTGCAGTGTGGCTGAAGTTGTCAGTG ATGCCTACGACACTGCAAAGATGCTGTGTGAGAAGTACTACTTGGCTGCTCCTGGGCTGAAGATTGAAGAGTTCAACA TGAAGGCCCCCAAAAAGCCCATCCAAGTGGTGTACGTACCCTCTCATCTGTTCCACATGCTGTTTGAGCTCTTCAAG AACTCGATGAGAGCCACAGTGGAGCTTCATGAGAACAGTACAGAAGGATTACCACCAGTAAAGGCAAAAGTCACTCTGGGTAAAGAGGATCTGTCCATAAAG AtcagtgacagaggaggaggagttccCCTGAGGAAGATCGACCGTCTGTTTAACTACATGTACTCCACTGCTCCTACACCAAGCCTGGAGCCCGGAGCTGTCCCACTG GCTGGCTTTGGCTATGGTTTGCCAATTTCTCGGCTCTATGCCCGGTACTTCCAGGGGGATTTGAAACTCTACTCCATGGAGGGCGTTGGCACAGATGCAGTCATCTATCTGAAG GCCCTGTCCAGTGAGTCCTTTGAGCGACTGCCTGTCTTCAACAAGTCGGCGTGGCGTCATTACAAGACCAGCCCCGAGGCAGACGACTGGAGCAACCCCAGCAAAGAGCCACGAGATGCCAGCAAGTCCAAATACAAAGCCAACAGATAA
- the slc51a gene encoding organic solute transporter subunit alpha — MNNGSNRTIDPSCRDKPPLAIDIILNLDIFGILLYSVLTFMAAVSVLVFIEECIYIYRKVPANKKSVIIWVNGAAPVIGTMSCLGMWIPRATMFTDMTSACYFAVVVFKFLILMLEEVGGDEAFLKRAGRHKLKISTGPCCCCCLCLPYVAITRRTLFLLKLGSFQFALLKLVFTVLSIVLYTNGTFDLSDLSITGAAIWINPFVGILTIIALWPVAIMFMHLRVTLRSLKIIPKYAMYQLVLILSQLQSAIINILALNGTIACTPPFSSAARGYMMSQQLLILEMFIITLVTRLLYRRQYDPLPAEECDDNENTKMAAIPGSA; from the exons ATGAATAATGGATCCAACCGAACTATTGACCCGAGCTGCAGGGACAAACCTCCCCTCGCCATCGACATCATCCTCA ACTTGGACATCTTTGGCATCCTCCTGTACTCTGTGCTCACCTTCATGGCCGCAGTGTCCGTGCTGGTCTTCATAGAGGAGTGTATCTACATCTACAGGAAAGTCCCCGCCAACAAGAAGAGTGTGATCATCTGGGTGAATGGGGCAGCACCA GTGATTGGCACCATGTCGTGTCTGGGGATGTGGATCCCCAGAGCCACCATGTTTACAGATATGACCTCTGCTTG CTACTTTGCCGTCGTGGTTTTCAAGTTCCTGATCCTGatgctggaggaggtgggtggtgACGAGGCCTTCCTGAAGCGAGCAGGGAGACATAAACTGAAGATCAGCACGGggccttgctgctgctgctgcctctgcctgCCATATGTTGCCATCACACG GCGTACTCTCTTCCTGCTCAAACTTGGCTCCTTCCAGTTTGCGCTCCTGAAACTTGTCTTCACCGTCCTTTCCATTGTCCTCTATACCAACGGGACTTTTGATCTTTCTGAT ctgagcATTACCGGAGCTGCTATATGGATCAACCCGTTTGTGGGCATCTTGACAATCATAGCTCTGTGGCCTGTAGCAATCATGTTCATGCACCTGAGGGTTACCCTGCGTTCACTTAAGATCATCCCCAAATACGCCATGTACCAG cTGGTGCTGATCCTGAGTCAGCTGCAGTCAGCTATCATCAACATCTTGGCTTTGAACGGAACGATCGCCTGCACTCCGCCCTTCTCCTCCGCAGCCAGAGGATACA TGATGAGTCAGCAGCTTCTGATCCTGGAGATGTTCATCATCACGCTGGTAACACGTCTGCTGTATCGTCGACAGTACGACCCTTTACCCGCCGAAGAGTGCGACGACAACGAAAACACCAAAATGGCTGCCATACCTGGATCTGCATGA